A genomic segment from Malus domestica chromosome 05, GDT2T_hap1 encodes:
- the LOC103434535 gene encoding pentatricopeptide repeat-containing protein At4g21170, whose protein sequence is MPPTASSSLSWRTTIKQSQLASQISSVLLQRRNWVPLLRSLSLFPKLTPPLFLQILRKTQNNPQVSLEFFNWAKANLRFEPDLKSNCRIVQLSLGSGLLRAAKPILDSLIQTHHVSELLQSFTQAYEGTDSQSETLSFVLGCYSRKGLFREGLEVFRKMNSLGFVPSVVSCNALLNAIQRENEIRLAWCFYGVMFRNGVLGDRFTWSLVAQILCKDGKFERIVRIFDSGVYNSVMYDLLVDGYSKSGDFDAAFYRLNEMCDRKMDPGFSIYSSVLDGACKLGAVEVVERVMNTMIGKKLLPKSCFSEYDSIVEKLCELGKTSAAEMFFRKAYDEKIGLQDATYGLVLKALTNEVRTKDAIHVYRVISERGIVVDDSSYRAFADLLCKELRSDEGFELLMDVIRRGFCPCASELSGFISFLCRRGRWRGAEDLLNVVIDKGLQPDLDLICCSSLVRRYCSRRQIDSALALHNKMEKLDGSLDATTYNVLLSGLFAARRIEEAIRVFDYMRQRDLMSSASFTIMIRGLCGAKELRKAMKLHDEMLKLGLKPDAATYKRLISGFQVNLSNLQTINEDNEAK, encoded by the coding sequence ATGCCTCCCACAGCTTCTTCTTCCCTCAGCTGGAGAACCACCATCAAACAATCTCAGCTCGCTTCCCAAATCTCCTCCGTCCTCTTACAACGACGCAACTGGGTCCCGCTCCTCCGCAGCCTCAGCCTCTTCCCCAAGCTGACGCCGCCGCTCTTCCTCCAAATCCTCCGTAAAACCCAGAACAACCCCCAAGTCTCCTTGGAGTTCTTCAACTGGGCCAAAGCGAATTTACGGTTCGAACCGGACCTCAAATCCAACTGCCGGATCGTCCAACTCTCTCTTGGGTCAGGTCTCTTACGAGCCGCGAAACCCATCTTGGATTCTCTGATCCAGACCCATCACGTATCGGAGCTTCTGCAGAGCTTCACTCAGGCATATGAAGGTACAGATTCTCAATCCGAAACGTTGAGTTTTGTTCTTGGATGCTATTCAAGAAAGGGTTTGTTTAGAGAAGGATTAGAAGTGTTTAGGAAGATGAATTCTCTGGGTTTTGTTCCATCTGTTGTTTCGTGCAACGCTCTGCTTAATGCAATTCAGAGAGAAAACGAGATTAGATTGGCCTGGTGTTTCTATGGCGTTATGTTCCGGAACGGGGTTTTAGGAGACAGGTTTACGTGGTCTCTCGTTGCTCAGATTCTTTGTAAAGATGGAAAATTTGAGAGAATTGTTAGGATTTTCGATTCGGGCGTTTATAATTCTGTAATGTATGATCTTCTTGTAGATGGTTATAGCAAAAGTGGCGATTTTGATGCTGCATTTTACCGCTTGAATGAGATGTGTGATCGAAAAATGGACCCGGGGTTTAGTATTTATAGCTCTGTTCTTGATGGAGCATGTAAACTTGGGGCTGTGGAAGTGGTTGAAAGGGTGATGAATACTATGATAGGGAAGAAATTGCTTCCAAAAAGTTGTTTCTCTGAGTATGATTCGATAGTTGAGAAGCTTTGTGAGTTGGGTAAAACGAGTGCGGCTGAGATGTTCTTTAGGAAGGCATATGATGAGAAAATTGGATTGCAGGATGCTACGTATGGCCTTGTGCTGAAAGCATTGACTAATGAAGTGAGAACAAAAGACGCAATTCATGTGTACCGTGTGATTTCTGAAAGGGGTATTGTAGTGGATGACAGTAGTTATCGTGCATTTGCAGACCTTCTTTGCAAGGAACTGCGGTCTGATGAAGGGTTCGAGTTGTTAATGGATGTTATAAGAAGAGGGTTTTGCCCGTGTGCATCGGAATTGTCTGGATTTATATCGTTTCTATGTCGTAGGGGTAGATGGAGAGGGGCTGAAGATCTGTTGAATGTAGTTATAGACAAGGGGCTTCAACCGGACTTGGATTTGATTTGTTGTTCGTCATTGGTGCGGCGTTACTGCTCTAGAAGACAGATTGATTCAGCTCTTGCATTGCATAACAAGATGGAAAAATTGGATGGCAGTTTGGATGCAACAACCTACAATGTACTTCTCAGTGGACTATTCGCAGCAAGGAGGATTGAAGAAGCAATTAGAGTGTTTGATTACATGAGACAGCGCGATCTGATGAGCAGTGCAAGCTTTACGATCATGATTCGCGGGCTTTGCGGTGCGAAGGAATTGAGAAAGGCTATGAAACTTCATGATGAAATGTTGAAGCTGGGGCTTAAACCTGATGCAGCAACTTATAAACGGTTGATTTCTGGATTCCAAGTAAACTTATCAAACTTGCAAACTATAAACGAGGATAATGAAGCAAAATGA